Proteins encoded in a region of the Leptolyngbya subtilissima AS-A7 genome:
- a CDS encoding DUF2103 domain-containing protein, which produces MTQASDGRLVWNHSTHLPGLIPILERLLEQPGIGTVTPGVIANVRAHSPEMRVKVSVPIRGGFKLIARKGKTVQEVFVLTELEKLALEGAIAKAVEAAR; this is translated from the coding sequence ATGACACAAGCCTCGGACGGTCGCCTAGTCTGGAACCACTCCACCCACTTGCCCGGGCTGATTCCTATTCTCGAACGGCTTTTAGAGCAGCCTGGCATTGGGACCGTCACCCCGGGGGTAATTGCAAACGTTAGAGCCCACTCCCCAGAGATGCGGGTAAAAGTGTCGGTGCCTATCCGCGGCGGGTTTAAGCTCATTGCCCGCAAGGGTAAGACGGTACAAGAGGTGTTTGTGCTGACCGAACTGGAGAAGCTGGCATTAGAGGGCGCGATCGCCAAGGCCGTTGAGGCGGCTCGGTGA
- the clpS gene encoding ATP-dependent Clp protease adapter ClpS encodes MTPVLPQAVSSAPAAAPAKTRQTTRETYPNYKIIVLNDDFNTFQHVAECLMKYIPGIDGDRAWELTNQVHHDGQAVVWVGPLEQAELYHTQLTRAGLTMAPLEKA; translated from the coding sequence ATGACTCCGGTTTTGCCCCAAGCAGTTTCCTCAGCCCCCGCCGCTGCCCCCGCAAAGACTCGCCAAACCACACGCGAGACATATCCCAATTACAAAATCATCGTGCTCAACGACGATTTCAACACGTTTCAACATGTGGCGGAGTGCTTGATGAAATACATTCCGGGCATAGATGGCGATCGCGCCTGGGAGCTGACTAACCAGGTGCACCACGACGGTCAGGCAGTTGTGTGGGTTGGCCCCCTAGAGCAAGCGGAGCTGTATCACACCCAGCTCACCCGCGCTGGCTTGACGATGGCCCCCCTCGAAAAAGCATAA